Genomic window (Arachis hypogaea cultivar Tifrunner chromosome 13, arahy.Tifrunner.gnm2.J5K5, whole genome shotgun sequence):
atcttaaataattattaatttcctCATATAAACCTAATTTATAGGAACAATATAAATGCTTGAAATATAGGAAATAAACCAAACCGCCAGTGAGACCAAAGTAATAGTACGTCGTCGTTTAATCCATGTAGTTGAATCCATCCGGTGAGAGAAGACTTTGTATGCTTGCGATTGTTATAGATGAGGAGGAGATTGACCGCTAACATATCTAACATCATTATTGTCTTTtgtgattttattccttttgcaATTGGAACACTTGCCACCTACTCCTTTTTAAGTTCCTCAATTCGGCATGCACTCATCCCACAAGCACTCGGTGAGGAAGTATTCGAGTTTCTGGAATTTTAGTGAACATggagaaaaataacaacataaccTGCAAAATCTGCAATAAGCGTTTCTCCACCGGAAAAGCCATAGGGGGCCACATGAGATCTCACTTGGTCAAATTGCCAATACCTCCCAAGCCTGACCCAGAGAATCAAGCACTTGACAACTTTATCAAGTTAACCAACCATGCAATTCAAGTTCCTTCCTCAATGAATTTCCATCCCGAAATGAAACCAGCACAAAATCTTCAATCTCCGAAATACAGCTTCTCAGCCTTTTTTTCAAaagtaaacaaagaaaatagatttCTGCCATACCCTAAAAACCCAACCCGCAAAAGATCCAAATGTCGCCGACAATTTATTAAAGCAGTTGAGAAAAGATCTGGGCCAAAACAGGAGAGTTCAAAATCTGAAACCCCTCGTGCAAAAGAAGCAGCTAGGTCCTTGATATTGCTTTCCAAAGATAATTGGCCAGCAAGCAAAGAGATCAAGACGCAAGAGATGGAGGGAGCCAACCAAATGTTTACAAAAGATAATGAAGATGATAAAGATGCCTTACTTGTTCAGACTCCCCCTCAAGTTAAGTTCAGGTGTTTAGATAACAAACCGGTCGAATGCCCATGGTGCTCCAAGATGTTCAAATCTAAACAAGCACTCGGCGGGCACAAAAAGGTACACTTAAACAACCCTAAGGTTGCTAATGCTCACAATAAATTTGTGGACAAGTCGCTAGACCTTAATTTTCCAGCTTTTAGAGATGATGAAGATGTTGGCCAAATCAATTTTCCAACCGTGGCCAATAGAAAATAATTATCTAACCTTCATGACTAAGCAAACgagaaaaagaaattacaaagTTAGTTTGTGATTCTGTACATTATTC
Coding sequences:
- the LOC112732726 gene encoding zinc finger protein ZAT9 — its product is MEKNNNITCKICNKRFSTGKAIGGHMRSHLVKLPIPPKPDPENQALDNFIKLTNHAIQVPSSMNFHPEMKPAQNLQSPKYSFSAFFSKVNKENRFLPYPKNPTRKRSKCRRQFIKAVEKRSGPKQESSKSETPRAKEAARSLILLSKDNWPASKEIKTQEMEGANQMFTKDNEDDKDALLVQTPPQVKFRCLDNKPVECPWCSKMFKSKQALGGHKKVHLNNPKVANAHNKFVDKSLDLNFPAFRDDEDVGQINFPTVANRK